GACAGCTTGCCCATGGCGCCCATTCCAGCGTTCGCGATCGAAGAGAGGCTCATTGTGTTCTCCAGAATTTTCGAAGGGTTGGTACCCGGCAGCTGCGCAGCAGCGGCCTGACAAACTGATTATCGGTACGGCCCGCGCGGAGTTTCCTGCTTCTTTTCCGGGGCATTTTTTTCCCGGAGCCTCCACGCACCACCTGGCCCAGCTCCACGGCGTCACCAGCGGGCAGGAACCGAGTCGCCCCAAAAGCGAAACCGGCCCCGCGAAGCCTCTTATCGAGGACGCGAGACCGGTTCGGACTACCCGACTGCCAGAGGCTCTATCAGCCGCCGATGTTGCGGATGACGGACATCGCCATCTCGTGCATCTGCTTCATCATCTGCGTGATGAGCTGGGTCAGCTCCTGCTCCTTCTGCATCTTCATCTGCGCCTCGAGGAACGGCTTCATCTCGGCGGGCGCCTTGTCCAGCATGTCCTGCTGCGCGCCCGACAGCTTGCCCATGGCGCCCATTCCAGCGTTCGCGATCGAAGAGAGGCTCATTGTGTTCTCCAGAATTTTCGAAGGGTTGGTACCCGGCAGCTGCGCAGCAGCGGCCTGACAAATTGATTATCGGTGCGGCCCGCGCGGAGTTTCCTGCTTCTTTTCCGGGGCATTTTTTTTCCCCGAGTCGCCCCAAAAGCGAAACCGGCCCCGCGAAGCCTCTTATCGAGGACGCGAGGCCGGTTCGGACTACCCGACTGCCAGAGGCTCTATCAGCCGCCGATGTTGCGGATGACGGACATCGCCATCTCGTGCATCTGCTTCATCATCTGCGTGATGAGCTGGGTCAGCTCCTGCTCCTTCTGCATCTTCATCTGCGCCTCGAGGAACGGCTTCATCTCGGCCGGCGCCTTGTCCAGCATGTCCTGCTGCGCGCCCGACAGCTTGCCCATGGCGCCCATTCCAGCGTTCGCGATCGAAGAGAGGCTCATTGTGTTCTCCAGGAATTTCGAAGGGTTGGTAACTCAGTGGGGGGTGCAGCAGCTACCTGACAAACTGATTATCGGTGCGGCTCGCGCGGAGTTTCCTGCTTCTTTTCCGGGGCATTTTTTTCCCGGAGCCTCCACGCACCACCTGGCCCAGCTCCACGGCGCCACCAGCGGGCCAGGAACCGAGTCGCCCCAAAAGCGAAACCGGCCCCGCGAAGCCTCTTATCGAGGACGCGAGACCGGTTCGGACTACCTGAGCGCCAGGGGCTCTATCAGCCGCCGATGTTGCGGATGACGGACATCGCCATCTCGTGCATCTGCTTCATCATCTGCGTGATGAGCTGGGTCAGCTCCTGCTCCTTCTGCATCTTCATCTGCGCCTCGAGGAACGGCTTCATCTCGGCCGGCGCCTTGTCCAGCATGTCCTGCTGCGCGCCCGACAGCTTGCCCATGGCGCCCATTCCGGCATTCGCGATCGAAGAGAGGCTCATTGTATTCTCCAGTAATTTCGAAGGGTTGGTACCCGGCAGCTGCGCAGCAGCGGCCTGACAAACTGATTATCGGTGCGGCTCGCGCGGAGTTTCCTGCTTCTTTTCCGGATCATTTTTCCCAGCGCCCCCCTCCCCCGCCCCACGGCGCCAAAAGCGAAACCGGCCCCGCGAGGCCTCCAGGGAGGACCGCGCGAGACCGGTTCGGACTACCTGAGCGCCAGGGGCTCTATCAGCCGCCGATGTTGCGGATGACGGACATCGCCATCTCGTGCATCTGCTTCATCATCTGCGTGATGAGCTGGGTCAGCTCCTGCTCCTTCTGCATCTTCATCTGCGCCTCGAGGAACGGCTTCATCTCGGCCGGCGCCTTGTCCAACATGTCCTGCTGCGCGCCGGACAGCTTGCCCATGGCGCCCATTCCGGCATTCGCGATCGAAGAAAGGCTCATTGTATTCTCCAGTAAATCCAGGGGGTTGGAAGACTAGCCCTTCACCTTGCCGAGGGCGGGGTTCTTCATCCACGTCTTGAAGGACTCGAGCTGCTGCTGCTCGGACTTCGGGTCGGTGGAGGCGGCGGGCGCCGGAGCGGTCTCGGGGTTGAGCGTCATCTTGCGCTGCGAGGACGAGCCCTCGAAGCCATCCTTCACGCCAGCGGCGGGGCGCTGGGCCGGCGCCGCGGGGGCACCACCCGACGCGGGAGCACCCTCGAGCAGGGCACCCACGAAGCCGGCCGGGACCGGCGGCGCGCCCTCGGGCCACTCCATCTGGCCGGTGAAGCCGACCGCGGCCAGACGCTCCTGCATGAACTCCACGACCTCCATGATGATGGTCGGGGGAGGAAGGACCGGGTCCTTCGTGAAGCGAACGAACGCCTCCTTGACCTCGTTATAGAGGTTCGCGTTCAGCGGCACGCCCACCTTCGTGCTCGCGACCAGCTCGTGCATCTTGCGCAGCACCGGCTGAGCGGTACCCGTGGCGGTCTTGGCCTGCTTCTCCAGCGCGGCCAGCAGCTTCTCCCGCTTCGCCACCAGCTCGGGCGGCTCGGTAGGAAGGGGATACTCTTCGTTGGCGTTCTGCTTCTTCGACATGAGCGCGTCTCTTTCTACGGGGGGAGCGAGAAATGTCAGTGCACGGCGGCGCCCATGTTAGGGATGGATGGATTCCTGGATCAAGCCAGCAACCTCGGAAACCCATACCCGGGGAGTCATGCCCCGTCTCAGCGCTGGGTCAGCGCCGTCACCATCGCCTCGGCCTTGTGGGCCAGCGGCTCATCGGCATCCACCAGGGCGGGGATGCGGCGCAGATCCTCCAGCGCCTGCGCCTTCTGCCCCAGGGACAGGCGGACCTCGGCGCGGCCCACGTAGGCCTGGGCATCCCGGGCATCCAGCTTGAGGGCCACGTCGTAGGCGGCCAGCGCCCCCTGCGGGTTGCCCGCCGCCATCTCCACCACCCCGAGCGCCTTGGCGAAGTACGCATCCGCGGGGTTCACCGCGTAGAGGCCCTGGAAGAGCGTGCGCGCCTCGGCGATCCGGCCCTGGTAGAAGAAGATGTAGGCCGTCTTGGCGATGGCATACAGCTCATCGTCCGTGTAGCCGCGCACGTCGCGCAGCGTCGCCTTGCCCTCCGCCCAGCGCTGGATCATCGCGGTG
The sequence above is drawn from the Archangium gephyra genome and encodes:
- a CDS encoding SycD/LcrH family type III secretion system chaperone — protein: MAASDSNNPQDEARLTAMIQRWAEGKATLRDVRGYTDDELYAIAKTAYIFFYQGRIAEARTLFQGLYAVNPADAYFAKALGVVEMAAGNPQGALAAYDVALKLDARDAQAYVGRAEVRLSLGQKAQALEDLRRIPALVDADEPLAHKAEAMVTALTQR